The Nitriliruptor alkaliphilus DSM 45188 genome includes a region encoding these proteins:
- a CDS encoding alpha/beta fold hydrolase: MTSLGDGTHLVLPGGVVGRRHAVEGAARADGAAVHLAVAEVGDPGAPAVVLAHGVGSSARFVAAACAAPLGAAGWRLVTYDARGHGGSTPCPDRVDHGLDAYAADLAAVVAGSAGVAAVGGVSLGGHAAIRWRGGLPRVVCLPAWQGRAAPGEGPHAYVAAEVRRVGVAAVTARLRADTTMPTWLRDTLVTDYTRHDADSLAAALLALDGGEAPSCDEVAELRVPVGVVAWRGDPGHPFPVAEELVSSARTATLTELAMDDLEVSLTRFGDAVVTALRSLGLTSG; this comes from the coding sequence GTGACTTCGCTGGGGGACGGCACGCACCTGGTCCTGCCCGGTGGCGTCGTTGGGCGGCGACACGCGGTCGAGGGGGCAGCCCGCGCCGACGGCGCCGCGGTGCACCTCGCCGTCGCCGAGGTCGGTGATCCGGGCGCGCCGGCGGTGGTGCTGGCGCACGGTGTGGGGTCGTCGGCACGGTTCGTCGCCGCCGCCTGCGCTGCGCCTCTCGGCGCAGCCGGGTGGCGACTCGTGACCTACGACGCCCGAGGGCACGGGGGCTCGACCCCCTGTCCCGACCGGGTCGATCACGGCCTCGATGCGTACGCCGCCGACCTCGCAGCGGTGGTGGCCGGGTCCGCAGGGGTCGCTGCGGTCGGCGGCGTCTCGCTCGGTGGCCACGCTGCCATCCGCTGGCGGGGTGGGCTCCCGCGGGTCGTGTGTCTGCCGGCGTGGCAGGGCCGGGCGGCGCCGGGCGAGGGGCCCCACGCCTACGTGGCCGCCGAGGTCCGTCGTGTCGGTGTCGCGGCAGTCACCGCCCGGCTACGAGCCGACACCACGATGCCGACGTGGCTGCGGGACACCCTCGTCACCGACTACACCCGCCACGACGCCGACAGCCTCGCTGCGGCGCTGCTCGCCCTCGACGGTGGCGAGGCACCCAGCTGCGACGAGGTGGCCGAACTGCGGGTACCCGTCGGCGTCGTCGCCTGGCGGGGCGACCCCGGCCACCCTTTCCCCGTCGCCGAGGAGCTGGTCTCCTCGGCGCGAACCGCGACCTTGACCGAGCTCGCGATGGACGACCTCGAGGTGTCCCTCACCCGCTTCGGGGACGCGGTCGTCACCGCCCTGCGATCGCTCGGCCTCACCTCCGGGTGA
- a CDS encoding NADP-dependent isocitrate dehydrogenase produces MSKIIYTYTDEAPALATHSFLPIIEAFAGAAGVEVETRDISLAARILAVFPDRLTDEQRVNDALGELGELVRTPEANIIKLPNISASIPQLKAAIKELQDDGYAIPDFPEDPTTDEEREVRARYDTVKGSAVNPVLREGNSDRRAPAAVKAYARKFPHRMGEWSKDSRSHVATMSSGDFRSSERSVTVPDATDVRIEHTAADGEVTVLKASTPLQADEIIDAAVMRRRELVAFLERELADAREQGVLFSVHLKATMMKVSDPIIFGHAVRVFFADVFSKHADTLDRLGVSPNDGMASLETALGSLPEDEQAAIRADIEAAYASGPGLAQVDSSRGITNLHVPSDIIIDASMPVVVRDSGQMWNADDEQQDTKAVIPDSSYAALYAETLDFCREHGQFDPTTMGTVPNVGLMAQKAEEYGSHDKTFEIRAAGIVRVVDADGTTLLEHEVEEGDIWRMCQTKDAPVRDWVKLAVSRARATGSPAVFWLDETRAHDAEVLKKVRDYLPEHDTDGLTIEVMSVADATRYTLARARDGQETISVTGNVLRDYLTDLFPILEVGTSAKMLSIVPLMNGGGLFETGAGGSAPKHVQQFVKENHLRWDSLGEFLALAVSFEHLGERFDNQRATLLGATLDRATATFLEEGRSPSRKAGELDNRGSHFYLARYWAEELASQDDDADMATAFAPLAERLAADEDTIVDELNRIQGGPVDIGGYYWVDRDTTTAAMRPSATLNAALDSFSV; encoded by the coding sequence ATGTCGAAGATCATCTACACCTACACCGACGAGGCTCCGGCGCTGGCGACGCACTCGTTCCTGCCGATCATCGAGGCGTTCGCGGGCGCTGCGGGCGTCGAGGTCGAGACGCGGGACATCTCCCTCGCCGCGCGCATCCTCGCCGTCTTCCCCGACCGGCTCACCGACGAGCAGCGGGTGAACGACGCGCTCGGTGAGCTCGGCGAGCTGGTGCGCACGCCCGAGGCCAACATCATCAAGCTGCCCAACATCAGCGCCTCGATCCCCCAGCTGAAGGCAGCCATCAAGGAGCTCCAGGACGACGGCTACGCGATCCCGGACTTCCCCGAGGACCCGACCACCGACGAGGAGCGCGAGGTCCGCGCGCGCTACGACACGGTCAAGGGCAGCGCGGTCAACCCGGTACTCCGCGAGGGCAACTCCGACCGTCGCGCCCCCGCCGCCGTCAAGGCGTACGCCCGCAAGTTCCCCCACCGCATGGGCGAGTGGTCGAAGGACTCCAGGAGCCACGTCGCCACGATGTCGAGCGGGGACTTCCGCTCCTCCGAGCGGTCGGTGACCGTCCCGGATGCCACCGACGTGCGCATCGAGCACACCGCGGCCGACGGCGAGGTGACCGTCCTCAAGGCGTCGACGCCGTTGCAGGCGGACGAGATCATCGACGCTGCGGTGATGCGCCGCCGCGAGCTGGTGGCGTTCCTGGAGCGTGAACTCGCCGACGCCCGCGAGCAGGGGGTGCTGTTCTCGGTGCACCTCAAGGCCACGATGATGAAGGTCTCCGACCCGATCATCTTCGGGCACGCCGTCCGGGTCTTCTTCGCCGACGTGTTCAGCAAGCACGCCGACACCCTCGACCGGCTGGGCGTCAGCCCGAACGACGGGATGGCGAGCCTCGAGACCGCCCTCGGGTCGCTGCCCGAGGACGAGCAGGCCGCCATCCGCGCCGACATCGAGGCCGCGTACGCGTCGGGCCCCGGGCTCGCGCAGGTCGACTCGAGCCGCGGCATCACCAACCTCCACGTGCCGTCCGACATCATCATCGACGCCTCGATGCCCGTGGTGGTCCGCGATTCCGGGCAGATGTGGAACGCCGACGACGAGCAGCAGGACACCAAGGCCGTCATCCCGGACTCGAGCTACGCGGCGCTGTACGCCGAGACGCTCGACTTCTGCCGCGAGCACGGGCAGTTCGACCCGACGACCATGGGCACCGTCCCGAACGTCGGACTCATGGCACAGAAGGCCGAGGAGTACGGCTCGCACGACAAGACCTTCGAGATCAGGGCCGCCGGGATCGTCCGGGTCGTGGACGCGGACGGGACCACCCTCCTCGAGCACGAGGTCGAGGAGGGCGACATCTGGCGCATGTGCCAGACCAAGGACGCACCGGTGCGCGACTGGGTCAAGCTCGCCGTTTCCCGCGCCCGTGCGACGGGGTCACCGGCGGTCTTCTGGCTCGACGAGACCCGCGCGCACGACGCTGAGGTGCTGAAGAAGGTCCGTGACTACCTGCCCGAGCACGACACCGACGGCCTGACGATCGAGGTCATGTCGGTCGCCGACGCGACCCGGTACACCCTCGCCCGGGCCCGCGACGGCCAGGAAACCATCTCGGTCACCGGCAACGTGCTGCGTGACTACCTCACCGACCTGTTCCCCATCCTCGAGGTCGGCACCAGCGCCAAGATGCTCTCGATCGTGCCCCTCATGAACGGTGGTGGGCTGTTCGAGACCGGCGCGGGCGGATCGGCCCCGAAGCACGTCCAGCAGTTCGTCAAGGAGAACCACCTGCGGTGGGACTCGCTCGGCGAGTTCCTCGCGCTGGCGGTGTCCTTCGAGCACCTCGGTGAGCGGTTCGACAACCAGCGGGCGACGCTGCTCGGGGCCACCTTGGACCGGGCGACCGCGACGTTCCTGGAGGAGGGACGCTCGCCGTCACGCAAGGCGGGTGAGCTCGACAACCGCGGCAGCCACTTCTACCTGGCGCGCTACTGGGCGGAGGAGCTCGCGTCGCAGGACGACGACGCCGACATGGCGACCGCCTTCGCCCCGCTGGCCGAGCGACTGGCGGCCGACGAGGACACGATCGTCGACGAACTGAACCGCATCCAGGGCGGCCCCGTGGACATCGGCGGGTACTACTGGGTCGACCGCGACACGACGACCGCGGCGATGCGGCCGAGCGCGACCCTCAACGCGGCCCTGGACAGCTTCTCGGTCTGA
- a CDS encoding TlpA family protein disulfide reductase has product MRRVLIALIAVVLGLAACTGEGEIADFGPGVPDDEQPELPADGGLDVNEVAAPGEAPPADAQLEQVDWSEAAAWIRRENEAGRPVVINFFASFCEPCKRELPLLLDTAAAETDVAFLGVHTMEQRELGVQMVDEYDIAFPTFHDPSGDVVFEVGGRGLPHTVAFDTDGRLVSRVFGELTATNLDQLLSEVR; this is encoded by the coding sequence GTGCGTCGTGTCTTGATCGCACTGATCGCCGTGGTGCTCGGCCTCGCTGCGTGCACGGGTGAGGGCGAGATCGCCGACTTCGGCCCGGGCGTGCCCGACGACGAACAGCCGGAGCTCCCCGCCGACGGGGGGCTCGACGTCAACGAGGTCGCCGCACCGGGTGAGGCCCCGCCGGCGGACGCGCAGCTCGAGCAGGTCGACTGGTCAGAGGCAGCCGCGTGGATCCGCCGCGAGAACGAGGCCGGCCGTCCGGTCGTGATCAACTTCTTCGCCAGCTTCTGCGAGCCGTGCAAACGCGAGCTGCCGCTCCTGCTCGACACGGCCGCAGCCGAGACCGATGTGGCGTTCCTCGGCGTGCACACCATGGAGCAGCGCGAGCTCGGGGTGCAGATGGTCGACGAGTACGACATCGCATTCCCGACCTTCCACGACCCCTCGGGAGACGTGGTGTTCGAGGTCGGCGGCCGGGGGCTGCCGCACACCGTGGCGTTCGACACCGACGGGCGGCTGGTCAGCCGCGTCTTCGGTGAGCTGACCGCGACCAACCTCGATCAGCTCCTGAGCGAGGTCCGGTGA
- a CDS encoding iron ABC transporter substrate-binding protein, with amino-acid sequence MRSTRRSLRLVAAGLAVALLATACGGDTDTDTDDELAPTGEETTDDGDDGDAADDGDAAAEDDADGPLTVYSGRSEELVGEVLAGFTEATGIELDVRYGDTAELAATIINEGDASPADVYFGQDAGALGALQAEGLLAQLPQEQVDRVEPAFASTDGQWVGVTGRVRVLSYSTERLTEDEVPDSVLDLTDPEWEGRVSWAPTNGSFQAFVTALRISEGEDVARDWLEGMIANDAQVFENNASQLEAIERGEVDIAVVNHYYLPRFTAENPDFAVANKFLPGDIGGLVNVAGVGIVASTDQPSAAEQLVDYLLSDEVQAFFSQETNEAEYPSVVGQPAPEGLPSVDELDPPAIDLSDLEDLQGTIALLQETGALA; translated from the coding sequence GTGCGATCCACCCGACGCTCCCTCCGGCTCGTGGCTGCCGGCCTGGCCGTGGCGCTGCTCGCCACCGCCTGCGGCGGCGACACCGACACCGACACCGACGACGAGCTCGCCCCGACCGGCGAGGAGACCACCGACGATGGCGACGATGGTGACGCCGCGGATGACGGCGACGCCGCGGCCGAGGACGACGCCGACGGGCCGCTGACCGTCTACTCCGGTCGGTCCGAGGAGCTGGTCGGCGAGGTGCTCGCCGGCTTCACCGAGGCGACCGGCATCGAGCTCGACGTCCGCTACGGCGACACCGCCGAGCTGGCCGCCACCATCATCAACGAAGGCGATGCCTCCCCCGCGGACGTCTACTTCGGTCAGGACGCCGGCGCGCTCGGCGCCCTGCAGGCCGAGGGCCTGCTCGCCCAGCTGCCCCAGGAGCAGGTCGACCGCGTCGAGCCTGCCTTCGCTTCCACCGACGGTCAGTGGGTCGGCGTGACGGGACGGGTGCGCGTGCTCTCGTACTCCACCGAGCGCCTGACCGAGGACGAGGTCCCGGATTCCGTCCTCGACCTGACCGATCCCGAGTGGGAGGGTCGCGTCAGCTGGGCCCCCACCAACGGCTCGTTCCAGGCGTTCGTCACGGCGCTGCGCATCTCCGAGGGTGAGGACGTCGCCCGCGACTGGCTCGAGGGCATGATCGCCAACGACGCCCAGGTCTTCGAGAACAACGCCTCCCAGCTCGAGGCCATCGAGCGGGGCGAGGTCGACATCGCGGTGGTCAACCACTACTACCTGCCGCGCTTCACCGCCGAGAACCCCGACTTCGCGGTCGCCAACAAGTTCCTGCCCGGTGACATCGGCGGTCTGGTCAACGTCGCCGGTGTCGGCATCGTGGCCTCCACCGACCAGCCGTCGGCAGCGGAGCAGCTCGTCGACTACCTGCTGAGCGACGAGGTCCAGGCCTTCTTCAGCCAGGAGACCAACGAGGCCGAGTACCCGTCGGTCGTGGGGCAACCAGCCCCCGAGGGCCTGCCTTCGGTCGACGAGCTCGACCCGCCGGCGATCGACCTGTCGGACCTCGAGGACCTGCAGGGCACCATCGCGCTCCTCCAGGAGACCGGCGCCCTCGCGTGA
- a CDS encoding GroES family chaperonin: protein MSAPEPAPTPPPEASSGPAPAPAAATPADGPRRAVTVLGDRVLVAPPDDAERRTKGGILIPATAKSVDRKGIWGATIGVGPHVRHVEVGDDVLYLPEDAIEVDVQGEAYLIVRERDVHAVGSPSHSVAATGLYL, encoded by the coding sequence ATGAGCGCTCCCGAACCTGCCCCCACGCCTCCGCCCGAGGCGTCCTCCGGTCCTGCGCCGGCCCCGGCCGCCGCGACGCCCGCGGACGGCCCACGCCGCGCCGTCACCGTCCTCGGTGACCGCGTCCTCGTGGCGCCGCCGGACGACGCCGAACGGCGCACCAAGGGCGGGATCCTCATCCCGGCGACGGCGAAGTCGGTCGACCGCAAGGGCATCTGGGGTGCCACGATCGGTGTGGGGCCCCACGTCCGACACGTCGAGGTCGGCGACGACGTGCTCTACCTGCCCGAGGACGCCATCGAGGTCGACGTCCAGGGCGAGGCCTACCTGATCGTCCGTGAGCGCGACGTGCACGCGGTCGGGTCGCCGAGCCACAGCGTGGCCGCCACGGGCCTCTACTTGTAG
- a CDS encoding ECF transporter S component, producing MTAPVTSPSPALRRATPLAIRPRAAAALVLSSVIGLIAFAWPLLVSADAPIATIGDATLLFGLLLPLVLAVVMAELTEGGMDARTVAMLGVLAAAGAALRPLGTGVAGFEPIFFLLVIAGRAYGPGFGFALGATTLFASALVTAGVGPWLPFQMLGAAWVAAGAGLLPRRLTGRAELVVLAGYGMAAGLLYGLLLNLTVWPFLLRSDTITAVSFVAGDAVLDNLRRFVAFTLATSLGFDIPRALLTGTLVLVTGRPILRALRRAGRRAAFDAPVAFEDAREPGPTAPAP from the coding sequence GTGACGGCACCCGTGACGTCGCCGTCGCCGGCCCTGCGCCGCGCCACACCGCTGGCGATCCGGCCCCGGGCCGCCGCTGCGCTGGTGCTGAGCTCGGTGATCGGGCTGATCGCCTTCGCGTGGCCGCTGCTGGTCTCGGCGGACGCACCCATCGCCACCATCGGCGACGCGACGCTGCTGTTCGGCCTGCTGTTGCCGCTGGTCCTCGCGGTGGTGATGGCCGAGCTGACCGAGGGCGGCATGGACGCGAGGACCGTCGCCATGCTCGGCGTGCTCGCGGCGGCCGGCGCGGCGCTTCGTCCGCTCGGGACCGGGGTGGCCGGTTTCGAGCCGATCTTCTTCCTGCTGGTCATCGCCGGCCGGGCGTACGGGCCGGGGTTCGGGTTCGCGCTCGGTGCCACCACCCTGTTCGCGTCGGCGCTGGTCACCGCCGGCGTCGGGCCGTGGCTGCCCTTCCAGATGCTCGGCGCGGCCTGGGTCGCCGCCGGAGCCGGCCTGCTGCCGAGGCGCCTGACCGGGCGGGCCGAACTGGTGGTCCTCGCCGGGTACGGGATGGCCGCCGGGTTGCTGTACGGCCTGCTGCTCAACCTCACCGTGTGGCCGTTCCTGCTGCGCAGCGACACGATCACCGCGGTCTCGTTCGTCGCCGGTGATGCCGTGCTCGACAACCTCCGGCGCTTCGTCGCCTTCACCCTGGCGACCTCGCTCGGCTTCGACATCCCACGCGCCCTCTTGACCGGCACCCTCGTCCTCGTCACCGGCCGGCCGATCCTGCGCGCGCTGCGACGCGCCGGCCGACGCGCCGCCTTCGACGCCCCGGTCGCCTTCGAGGACGCCCGCGAGCCCGGCCCCACCGCGCCAGCGCCCTGA
- a CDS encoding ABC transporter ATP-binding protein, with the protein MVTLDLPNATTRTSALACRGLVKRYGTTLAVDGVDLEVERGSLTALLGPSGCGKTTVLRMIAGLLAPDEGAITIDGREVAGPRTHVPPEKRAVGLVFQDYALFPHLSVARNVAFGLGHLPRRERRDRVGDVLDLVGLGDLHRRLPTALSGGQQQRVALARALAPSPELVLLDEPFSGLDAALRATVREEVRSILRAADATAVVVTHDQEEALSLADRVAVMDRGRIHQLADPQTLYTRPATRFVAGFVGEADILPAERVDSYLVDTPLGRLPTMEAVAAEHVAAVIRPESLQVTADLAGSATVTGIEYFGHDQLVHLRLDDGTQLRARRGPILDLQRSDRVRIDLIGPIVTFGPGTA; encoded by the coding sequence GTGGTCACCCTTGACCTGCCCAACGCCACGACGCGCACCAGCGCGCTGGCGTGCCGTGGCCTGGTCAAGCGGTACGGCACCACGCTGGCCGTCGACGGGGTCGATCTGGAGGTCGAACGCGGCAGCCTCACGGCCCTCCTCGGCCCGTCCGGCTGCGGGAAGACCACCGTCCTGCGGATGATCGCCGGGCTGCTGGCCCCCGACGAGGGCGCGATCACCATCGACGGTCGCGAGGTCGCCGGGCCGCGAACGCACGTGCCTCCCGAGAAGCGCGCCGTCGGCCTCGTCTTCCAGGACTACGCGTTGTTCCCCCACCTGTCGGTGGCGCGCAACGTGGCCTTCGGGCTCGGCCACCTCCCCCGGCGCGAGCGTCGCGACCGCGTCGGCGATGTGCTCGACCTGGTGGGGCTCGGCGACCTGCATCGCCGGCTGCCCACCGCGCTCTCGGGTGGGCAGCAGCAGCGGGTCGCGCTGGCCCGCGCCCTGGCCCCCTCCCCCGAGCTGGTCCTCCTCGACGAGCCGTTCTCGGGCCTCGACGCCGCGCTCCGCGCCACCGTCCGCGAGGAGGTGCGCAGCATCCTGCGCGCCGCCGACGCGACCGCCGTCGTGGTGACCCACGATCAGGAGGAGGCCCTCAGCCTCGCCGACCGGGTCGCGGTGATGGACCGGGGTCGCATCCACCAGCTGGCCGACCCCCAGACGCTCTACACGCGCCCGGCCACCCGCTTCGTGGCGGGCTTCGTCGGCGAGGCCGACATCCTCCCGGCCGAGCGCGTCGACAGCTACCTGGTCGACACGCCGCTCGGGCGCCTGCCCACCATGGAGGCGGTGGCAGCCGAGCACGTCGCGGCGGTCATCCGGCCCGAGTCGCTCCAGGTCACCGCCGACCTCGCGGGGTCGGCGACCGTCACGGGCATCGAGTACTTCGGCCACGATCAGCTCGTGCACCTCCGCCTGGATGACGGCACGCAGCTGCGCGCCCGCCGCGGCCCGATCCTCGACCTGCAGCGCAGCGACCGGGTGCGCATCGACCTGATCGGGCCGATCGTCACCTTCGGGCCGGGCACCGCGTAG
- a CDS encoding pyridoxal phosphate-dependent aminotransferase yields the protein MSSIASSAAAGPPPGMKVRLSSNESPYGPSPAAIRAANEAVAEGHLYPDDQSVELRQAIADEAGRPIEEVSVGNGSAALLMDALAYLARPDEDGTVGEVLAFERSFVVHRLGARNAGARYVEAPDGGPATVERNGYARDPEALLANVTDATRVVVIDNPGNPTNQHLSGAELTTLLAELPDRVTVLLDEAYHDYASGDPSYATYGELDVDHPRVLVTRTFSKAHALAGLRIGALTGPADLVAAIDGWRARFNVTAPSQAAAIASIGDRDHLDTGVARTLEGRARMTEHLRELGVPLTAGLGNFVTIELGTASQPVVDAYAQHGIGVRPLQPYGMLEQIRVSVGTPAEVDAFLAASDEVLAEVPSRS from the coding sequence GTGTCCTCGATCGCTTCGTCGGCCGCCGCCGGTCCACCGCCGGGTATGAAGGTGCGGTTGTCCTCGAACGAGTCGCCGTACGGACCGTCCCCGGCTGCGATCCGGGCCGCCAACGAGGCCGTCGCCGAGGGACACCTCTACCCCGACGATCAATCGGTCGAACTCCGGCAGGCCATCGCCGACGAGGCCGGCCGACCGATCGAGGAGGTCAGCGTCGGCAACGGCTCCGCGGCGCTGCTCATGGACGCCCTGGCCTACCTCGCTCGACCTGACGAGGACGGCACCGTCGGTGAGGTGCTCGCCTTCGAGCGCAGCTTCGTCGTGCACCGGCTCGGGGCACGCAACGCCGGCGCCCGGTACGTCGAGGCGCCCGATGGTGGACCGGCCACCGTCGAGCGGAACGGCTACGCCCGCGACCCCGAGGCGCTGCTCGCGAACGTCACCGACGCCACGCGCGTCGTGGTCATCGACAACCCGGGCAACCCGACCAACCAGCACCTGTCGGGAGCCGAGCTGACGACGCTGCTCGCTGAACTGCCCGACCGTGTCACGGTGCTGCTCGACGAGGCGTACCACGACTACGCCAGCGGCGACCCGAGCTACGCCACCTACGGGGAGCTCGACGTCGATCACCCGCGCGTGCTGGTGACACGGACCTTCTCCAAGGCCCACGCGCTGGCGGGCCTGCGCATCGGGGCGCTGACCGGGCCGGCCGACCTCGTCGCCGCGATCGACGGCTGGCGGGCGCGGTTCAACGTGACGGCGCCGTCGCAGGCGGCGGCGATCGCCTCGATCGGGGACCGCGACCACCTCGACACCGGTGTCGCACGGACCCTCGAGGGGCGGGCGCGGATGACCGAACACCTCCGTGAGCTCGGGGTGCCGCTGACCGCCGGTCTCGGCAACTTCGTGACCATCGAGCTCGGCACCGCGTCCCAGCCGGTCGTGGACGCCTACGCCCAGCACGGCATCGGGGTCCGTCCCCTCCAGCCCTACGGGATGCTCGAGCAGATCCGCGTCAGCGTCGGGACCCCCGCCGAGGTCGATGCGTTCCTCGCGGCCTCCGACGAGGTCCTGGCCGAGGTCCCGTCGCGTTCCTGA
- a CDS encoding ABC transporter permease produces the protein MTDDLRTTRVDPLDATAPAPPPRRRGSRRASGATSPLVTVPAVVVAALMLVPAAYLVVQASELPLERIVDLITAPETVRLTVRTVGLAFAVTTASLLLGVPLAWLTVRSDLPGRRFFAVATALPLVIPTYVGAYAILATFAPGGLVESWLGIRPPSPYGFVGAFAALTLFTYPYVLLTCQSALRGIDPAFEEASRSLGRGPVMTFLRVTLPQLRPAAAAGGLLVSLYVLSDFGAVSMLRYSTFTRALYTQFRAAFDRAPAAVLGLVLVALTLVVLVVEARVSRDRGGQFRSATTARRATTVPLRRWRWPAAAFAATVVAGGLVVPVTVVCYWLVRGIRAGEAIDLVIGAAGRSLLAALLGAVVATIAALPIGIWAARSPSRLARGIERLSFTGYALPGIVVALALVYVGIRVTPTLYQTLAMLVFAYVVLFLPQAVGAIRTSLMQVPTTVEEASRTLGAGRVRTLFRLVLPLSGRGAVTGGALVFLTAMKELPATLLLAPTGYDTLAVRVWSATREAFFARAAAPALLLILLGSLPLAVLTIRSRHAR, from the coding sequence GTGACCGACGACCTTCGCACCACCCGCGTCGACCCGCTCGACGCCACGGCCCCCGCCCCGCCACCCCGGCGGCGGGGGTCGCGGCGTGCGAGCGGGGCCACCTCGCCGCTCGTCACCGTCCCCGCTGTGGTCGTCGCGGCCCTGATGCTCGTCCCCGCGGCCTACCTTGTCGTGCAGGCCAGCGAGTTGCCGCTGGAACGCATCGTCGACCTCATCACGGCCCCCGAGACGGTGCGGCTGACGGTCCGGACGGTGGGGCTCGCCTTCGCCGTCACCACCGCCTCGCTGCTGCTGGGCGTGCCGCTGGCGTGGCTGACGGTTCGAAGCGACCTGCCCGGCCGCCGCTTCTTCGCCGTCGCCACAGCCCTGCCGTTGGTCATCCCCACCTACGTCGGGGCCTACGCGATCCTGGCGACGTTCGCCCCTGGTGGGCTGGTCGAGAGCTGGCTCGGGATCCGGCCCCCTTCGCCTTACGGGTTCGTCGGGGCGTTCGCCGCACTCACGCTGTTCACCTACCCGTACGTGCTGCTGACGTGTCAGTCCGCCCTCCGGGGTATCGACCCGGCGTTCGAGGAGGCTTCACGATCGCTCGGTCGTGGACCCGTGATGACCTTCCTGCGCGTGACGCTTCCGCAGCTACGGCCCGCTGCTGCGGCGGGTGGCTTGCTGGTCAGCCTGTACGTGCTGAGCGACTTCGGCGCGGTCTCGATGCTGCGCTACTCGACCTTCACGCGGGCGCTCTACACCCAGTTCCGGGCCGCGTTCGACCGCGCTCCGGCTGCGGTCCTCGGGTTGGTCCTGGTCGCCCTGACCCTCGTCGTCCTGGTGGTCGAGGCGCGGGTCTCGCGCGATCGCGGCGGTCAGTTCCGGTCCGCGACCACCGCCCGGCGCGCCACGACCGTGCCGCTGCGACGCTGGCGGTGGCCCGCGGCGGCGTTCGCGGCCACGGTGGTGGCCGGGGGCCTCGTCGTCCCGGTCACCGTCGTCTGCTACTGGCTCGTGCGCGGCATCCGCGCCGGCGAAGCCATCGACCTCGTCATCGGTGCGGCGGGCCGCAGCCTCCTCGCTGCGCTGCTCGGGGCGGTGGTCGCCACCATCGCCGCCCTGCCGATCGGTATCTGGGCGGCACGTTCGCCGTCGCGGCTCGCCCGCGGCATCGAACGGCTGTCGTTCACCGGGTACGCGCTGCCGGGCATCGTGGTCGCGCTGGCGCTGGTGTACGTCGGGATCCGCGTCACGCCGACGCTGTACCAGACGCTCGCGATGCTGGTCTTCGCCTACGTGGTGCTGTTCCTGCCGCAGGCGGTCGGTGCGATCCGGACCTCGCTGATGCAGGTGCCGACCACGGTCGAGGAGGCGTCGCGCACGCTCGGGGCCGGGCGGGTACGGACCCTGTTCCGGCTCGTGCTGCCGCTGTCGGGCCGCGGGGCGGTCACCGGTGGTGCACTGGTGTTCCTGACCGCGATGAAGGAGCTACCAGCGACCCTGCTGCTGGCGCCGACGGGCTACGACACGCTGGCCGTCCGGGTGTGGTCGGCGACCCGAGAGGCGTTCTTCGCGCGGGCGGCGGCCCCGGCGCTGCTGTTGATCCTGCTCGGCTCGTTGCCGCTGGCGGTGCTCACGATCCGCTCGCGCCACGCACGCTGA